A single genomic interval of Mycolicibacterium holsaticum DSM 44478 = JCM 12374 harbors:
- a CDS encoding MlaD family protein, producing the protein MRTVKNIASFVAFALLIAGTGTYIGSFGLHSWSSTDRINLSMDVPDVKGLVVGSSVLLRGAAVGKVTDVSSSANHATIDFYVNAEHQIPVDSDVRLDNLSALGEAYIGFIPRTDGAPMLRDGQRIAAESISVPPSISQLATTVVRILNQSDPDQLKRILDETDAALPDPGHVLPNLSRASSLFRNMVSGMDGKGQQVLDNFQTLLRNADWVGPTLAETTPSLHATGPAASKLWIGTMNVIAWNNPENMKLFQKFLDRIQGFLDTRAPDLKVLTQSLLPQFQGISGALMNFDSAQILSNTLAGIPEDGAITLRVTVPDP; encoded by the coding sequence ATGAGGACAGTCAAGAACATCGCATCGTTCGTCGCGTTCGCATTGCTCATCGCGGGCACTGGCACCTACATCGGGTCGTTCGGCCTTCACTCGTGGTCGTCCACCGATCGCATCAACCTGTCGATGGACGTCCCCGATGTCAAAGGCCTCGTCGTGGGATCGAGCGTGCTGTTGCGCGGTGCGGCCGTCGGCAAGGTGACAGATGTCTCGTCGTCGGCCAACCACGCCACCATCGACTTCTACGTCAATGCCGAACATCAGATCCCCGTTGACAGCGATGTGCGGCTGGACAACCTCTCCGCGCTCGGCGAGGCCTACATCGGCTTCATCCCGCGCACCGACGGGGCGCCGATGTTGAGGGACGGCCAGCGCATCGCAGCCGAATCGATCTCCGTACCGCCTTCGATATCGCAACTCGCCACCACCGTCGTCCGGATACTCAACCAAAGCGATCCCGACCAGCTCAAGCGGATCCTCGACGAAACCGACGCCGCACTACCCGACCCCGGACACGTGCTACCGAACCTGTCGCGAGCCAGCTCGCTCTTCCGAAACATGGTGTCGGGTATGGACGGAAAGGGCCAACAGGTTCTGGACAACTTCCAGACACTGCTGCGCAACGCGGACTGGGTCGGCCCCACCCTCGCCGAGACCACCCCGTCGCTACACGCCACGGGACCCGCCGCCTCCAAGCTGTGGATCGGCACGATGAATGTCATTGCCTGGAACAACCCCGAAAACATGAAGTTGTTCCAGAAGTTCCTGGACCGAATACAGGGCTTCCTCGACACCAGAGCACCGGATCTCAAGGTGCTCACACAGTCGCTGCTCCCGCAGTTCCAGGGAATCAGCGGTGCGCTGATGAATTTCGACAGCGCGCAGATCCTGTCCAACACATTGGCAGGAATACCCGAAGACGGCGCGATCACACTGCGCGTCACCGTCCCCGATCCCTAA
- a CDS encoding AAA family ATPase: MEGSVYTPGAGHSPRVLAGRDALLQDFELMLNDVSVQGRVRAQDIILAGPRGVGKTVTVTAYGMLASSTGYEVVNLQAVAGQAGLVDSLLHRATGKLQAGAGPWQRAKKAFDRLAGVSVGAAGFSAGFTTRSPEEGRLPATDAGTLAEALLTVAAEVRRDRPNGGLLITLDELQVASPADLALLAATLHRLNVDHPEAAVVFTGTGLPHTPEALRKAGVTHPDRLFMLEPLPLTLKAEDAAYAVVEPARRIGISWQPEAVERIVTASNGYPAHLQLFAHATWTIAPGPSVIKLADVEKALPRAAAQLEQRSLGPRWDRMPDRQMEFLAALALCGGRATTAQLARILGRTSQELSWIRQALIEEGDVFAPKRGQLCLTVPLMAPFVLARYEQARRDTGDDVILSLEAMRNNGGIATPALRSDR; encoded by the coding sequence GGTCCAGGGCCGCGTCCGGGCGCAGGACATCATCTTGGCCGGTCCCCGTGGCGTCGGAAAGACGGTCACTGTGACGGCCTACGGCATGCTGGCCTCCAGCACCGGCTACGAGGTGGTGAACCTCCAGGCGGTCGCCGGCCAAGCCGGACTCGTCGATTCGTTACTGCACAGGGCAACCGGCAAGCTGCAGGCAGGCGCGGGTCCGTGGCAGCGGGCAAAGAAGGCCTTCGATCGGCTCGCCGGCGTCAGCGTCGGCGCGGCAGGTTTTTCCGCCGGGTTCACCACCCGGTCGCCAGAAGAGGGCCGATTGCCGGCTACCGATGCCGGCACGCTGGCCGAGGCGTTGCTCACGGTCGCCGCCGAAGTCCGCAGGGACCGGCCCAATGGCGGTCTGCTCATCACGCTGGATGAGCTGCAGGTTGCCTCGCCCGCCGACCTTGCACTGCTCGCCGCCACACTGCACCGGCTCAACGTCGATCACCCTGAAGCCGCCGTCGTCTTCACCGGGACGGGGCTTCCCCACACGCCGGAGGCGCTTCGGAAGGCCGGCGTCACCCACCCGGATCGCCTGTTCATGTTGGAGCCGCTACCGCTGACCCTCAAGGCCGAGGATGCCGCGTACGCCGTGGTCGAACCCGCGCGTCGCATCGGCATCAGCTGGCAACCCGAGGCGGTCGAACGCATCGTGACCGCCAGTAACGGCTATCCGGCGCACCTGCAACTCTTCGCGCACGCGACGTGGACCATCGCACCGGGTCCCAGCGTCATCAAACTCGCCGACGTGGAAAAGGCATTGCCACGAGCGGCCGCTCAGTTGGAGCAACGCAGCCTCGGGCCCCGCTGGGATCGCATGCCCGACCGGCAGATGGAGTTCCTTGCCGCCCTTGCCTTGTGCGGCGGGCGCGCGACCACCGCGCAGCTCGCACGCATCCTCGGCCGGACCAGCCAGGAACTTTCGTGGATACGCCAGGCGCTCATCGAAGAAGGTGACGTGTTCGCGCCCAAACGAGGTCAACTTTGCCTGACCGTGCCCCTGATGGCTCCGTTTGTGTTAGCCCGCTATGAACAGGCACGCCGCGACACTGGAGACGACGTCATTCTCAGCCTGGAAGCCATGCGAAACAACGGCGGCATAGCCACGCCGGCACTGCGCTCCGATCGCTGA